A single Candidatus Bathyarchaeum sp. DNA region contains:
- a CDS encoding B12-binding domain-containing radical SAM protein → MARNASEGYKIVLTADRTLMSEYRGGIFLGFSACIPEGLIPDWLYFSLFCPSVEVFDNGSVKYAPCGIRKVQAALLKYGFKKEDIIVAHPDFLGKVVGSKTKIVGISETDPLGLAPATSTFTQLFNGKAYMNIKFQELLRHPSIQKYRPKIVVGGPGAWQLENTKTHQNMGIDCVVVGECEKVVGPLFQQAIEGRNFPKNLYGEVVETKDIPLIKEPTIEGIIEIARGCGRGCDFCVPTLQRYRCIPIRDILKEVEVNLRGGRSPLLHAEDVLRYKAKGLEVNEKAVVELFKKVRNHPGVNSVAMSHFALSSVASAPEAVEDISNILGANPKGGWLSGQTGLETGSPRLVEANMKGKCKPFEPKDWPQVVVDAFEIMEKNYWIPCATLIIGFPEETYKDIELTLDLLDELKQFKSLIVPLFLVSMGGLKDKSESFKIENMTPKQAELFFKCWEHNFSWGQTLMQEYFWSNSGVTGYGLRFLFTYGCNEAKKLINKCKKDYNYDISTMIKDQRQGKTTVGPSPIRFVYNHLRSNR, encoded by the coding sequence TTGGCCAGAAATGCGAGTGAAGGGTACAAGATTGTGTTAACTGCCGATCGAACCCTAATGAGTGAGTATCGAGGCGGCATTTTCTTGGGATTTAGTGCATGCATCCCCGAGGGCTTGATTCCAGATTGGCTTTATTTTTCATTGTTTTGCCCATCTGTTGAAGTCTTTGATAATGGTTCAGTAAAATATGCCCCATGCGGAATAAGAAAAGTTCAAGCTGCACTTCTTAAGTATGGCTTCAAAAAAGAGGACATAATTGTTGCCCATCCAGATTTTCTTGGTAAAGTAGTGGGTTCAAAAACAAAAATTGTTGGAATATCAGAAACAGACCCTTTAGGTTTAGCTCCAGCTACGTCTACTTTTACTCAATTGTTTAATGGTAAAGCTTACATGAATATTAAATTCCAAGAATTACTACGTCATCCATCAATTCAAAAATATAGACCAAAAATAGTTGTAGGTGGCCCAGGAGCGTGGCAACTAGAAAACACCAAAACACACCAAAACATGGGAATAGATTGTGTAGTTGTTGGAGAGTGTGAAAAGGTTGTTGGACCTTTGTTTCAGCAGGCAATTGAAGGGAGAAATTTTCCAAAAAATTTGTACGGAGAAGTTGTAGAAACTAAAGATATTCCCTTGATTAAAGAACCGACAATAGAAGGGATAATCGAGATTGCCCGAGGATGTGGCCGTGGTTGTGATTTTTGTGTTCCTACACTTCAGAGGTATCGTTGCATTCCAATACGAGATATTCTAAAGGAGGTTGAAGTTAACCTCCGAGGCGGCAGAAGCCCGTTACTTCACGCAGAAGACGTACTAAGATACAAAGCCAAAGGACTAGAAGTGAATGAAAAAGCTGTTGTGGAACTTTTCAAAAAAGTTAGGAACCACCCAGGCGTGAATTCAGTTGCCATGAGCCATTTTGCGTTATCTTCTGTTGCCAGTGCACCAGAAGCTGTTGAAGACATTTCAAATATTTTAGGAGCGAACCCAAAAGGTGGATGGCTTAGTGGACAAACTGGTTTAGAAACAGGGAGTCCAAGACTAGTCGAAGCGAACATGAAGGGAAAATGTAAACCCTTTGAACCCAAAGATTGGCCGCAAGTTGTGGTAGATGCTTTTGAGATAATGGAGAAGAATTATTGGATTCCTTGTGCAACATTAATTATTGGTTTTCCCGAGGAAACATACAAAGACATCGAACTAACCCTTGACCTTTTGGATGAGCTAAAACAGTTCAAGAGTTTGATTGTGCCGTTGTTTCTTGTTTCCATGGGAGGATTAAAAGACAAATCAGAATCATTCAAAATTGAAAACATGACCCCTAAACAAGCAGAACTTTTCTTCAAATGCTGGGAGCACAATTTTTCGTGGGGGCAGACGCTTATGCAGGAGTACTTTTGGTCAAATAGTGGAGTTACAGGTTACGGTTTGAGATTTTTATTTACCTATGGGTGCAACGAAGCAAAGAAACTGATTAACAAATGTAAAAAAGATTACAACTACGACATATCCACAATGATAAAAGACCAAAGACAGGGGAAAACAACTGTTGGTCCTTCACCAATTCGGTTTGTTTACAATCATTTGCGTTCAAACAGGTAA
- a CDS encoding class I SAM-dependent methyltransferase, with translation MFLAPFVASPASVVRQMLFLSGLKSGEILYDLGSGDGRAVIMAAKDFGAKSFGIELRDDLAKKALTSIYALGLEDKTEIFNKDIFDVDLSSADVVFLYLTTSANEKIKPKLEAELKSGTRVVSHDYEILGWKPKKIDNFCENPKLGYPSHTLYVYNV, from the coding sequence TTGTTTCTTGCACCTTTTGTTGCTTCTCCTGCTTCGGTAGTGCGTCAAATGCTATTTTTGTCTGGACTAAAATCTGGAGAAATTTTGTATGATTTAGGCTCCGGGGATGGTCGTGCAGTCATAATGGCTGCTAAAGACTTTGGAGCCAAATCTTTTGGAATTGAATTGCGTGACGATTTGGCAAAAAAAGCTTTAACCAGCATTTACGCGCTTGGATTGGAAGATAAAACGGAGATTTTTAACAAAGACATATTTGATGTTGATTTGTCTTCTGCTGATGTTGTTTTTTTGTATCTGACTACAAGTGCCAATGAAAAAATCAAACCAAAATTGGAAGCAGAACTCAAATCTGGAACCCGTGTAGTTTCTCACGACTATGAGATTTTAGGTTGGAAGCCAAAAAAAATTGACAATTTTTGTGAAAACCCTAAACTAGGTTATCCTTCACATACTTTGTACGTTTATAACGTGTAA
- a CDS encoding chorismate-binding protein, with translation MAKCKNCGAEVASPRKTWKMAGRPDKEGKKTQLTIGLFDCPKCGKSFRFVLNKQKI, from the coding sequence ATGGCAAAATGTAAGAATTGTGGAGCTGAAGTCGCTTCGCCTCGAAAAACCTGGAAAATGGCAGGCCGACCAGACAAAGAAGGGAAAAAAACACAGCTAACAATCGGACTTTTCGACTGCCCCAAATGTGGTAAATCCTTCAGATTTGTTTTAAACAAACAAAAAATCTGA